One window from the genome of Nicotiana sylvestris chromosome 9, ASM39365v2, whole genome shotgun sequence encodes:
- the LOC138877520 gene encoding uncharacterized mitochondrial protein AtMg00820-like — protein MTNGKVDMMSQLKEESGDNAASSSKEPAFISQIKPKNIKEALKDVDWITAMQDELHQFARNNVWNLVPRPSDRTIIGTRWVFRNKLDEHGNTTRNKARLVVQGYNQEEGIDYDETFALVARMEAIRILITFTSHMEFTLF, from the exons atgacaaatggaaaggtAGACATGATGAGTCAATTAAAGGAGGAAAGTGGAGACAATGCAGCTTCTTCCTCAAAGGAACCAG cctttatttcccaaataaaacccaaaaatatcaaggaagccttgaaggATGTAGActggattacagccatgcaagatgagttgCATCAGTTCGCAAGGAACAATGTATGGAACttggtacctagaccctcagatcgaaccattataggaaccaggtgggtatttaggaataagcttgatgaacatggaaacactacaaggaacaaggctaggctagtggttcaaggttacaatcaggaggaaggaatTGATTATGATGAGACGTTTGCTCTGGttgctcgcatggaagctattagaatccTAATCACTTTtacatctcatatggaattcactctattctaa
- the LOC138877521 gene encoding uncharacterized protein, whose product MHAFIMVENSELWDVICDGPYIPTKNVGDLPLTMPKTRKEYTDADRKVVEKSFCAKNILVCGIRPNEYARISACETAKEIWEALQTAHEGTTQVKKSKIDMLTTEYELFKMKDDQSIQDMHTRFISIINKLHSLGEVIPKNKLVRKILSILPSSWESKVNTITKAKDLQELTIHELVGNLKTYEMKRKIGIWGDSSIKFEEETDAGDSSMMAVESEVNEYDSIFALMDQ is encoded by the exons ATGCATGCTTTTATTATGGTTGAAAATTCTGAGTTGTGGGATGTCATATGTGATGGTCCTTATATCCCAACGAAGAACGTCGGAGATCTTCCATTGACAATGCCAAAGACCAGAAAAGAATACACTGACGCAGACAGGAAAGTTGTGGAGAAAAGCTTTTGTGCCAAGAACATTTTGGTGTGTGGAATAAGACCTAATGAATACGCTAGGATCTCTGCTTGTGAAActgccaaggagatatgggaagctttgcaaacagcacatgagggaaccactcaagtaaagaaatctaagattgatatgctcactaccgagtatgaacttTTTAAGATGAAGGACGATcaatctattcaagatatgcacacaagattcatTTCCATCATAAATaagttacactcacttggtgaagTCATTCCCAAGAACAAGCTAGTGAGGAAGATTCTTAGTATCCTACCCAGTTCATGGGAGAGTAAAGTGAATACTATTACTAAAGCAAAGGATTTGCAGGAGCTGACCATACACgagctggttggaaatctgaaaacctacgagatgaagaggaagataggca TATGGGGAGACTCCTCTATTAAGTTTGAAGAAGAAACTGATGCaggtgatagttccatgatggcagttgaaagtGAAGTAAATGAATATGATTCAATATTTGCTTTGATGGACCaataa